taagaacgccatttccttgcgaatatactcccgtggcacggtgcacatCAATAACCTCaaaccagtacgccgccacgtgccggccgagttttCTGTActgtccgcaacataccagagagatgcaacgcatgcgtaaacacatggctggccaatccccctcctagcatacgatgcatgcaccctctcccgcatggctaacccctgcatgattagagcgtataggcttcggcctgagacgcacttagagtctgtccctaatccagacccctccagAACACACTTacttttaatttaggttaggaaaaaaaaaacacatacatagtgggacatccgtagtgggacatctgtagtgggacaatttttcgtgcctgcagccagcgttcgccagcgttcatcgatttattagacgttgtcacgtcaaaaaaatgctgagcgtgatacataaaaacacaacaaaacctTGCAgtacgcgaatcgcacgtagtttccgcacccgccgctagaatgtgctgccggagcagctgagATGAAAGCGACAAGGTACTGTATGGAAACACTGGCCGTGTGGCTGAGGAGACTGTGGCGGTTGCAGACGCGGCGAGCGGCGTGAGCCCCGACTGGGCGCACGGCGCGCTGGGGGTGCCGGTGGCCTTCACGGTGGAGCTGCGGGACACCGGCGCGCACGGCTTCCTGCTGCCCGCCGCGCAGATCCTGCCCTCCGGCGAGGAGACCCTGGACGGCGTGGTGGCGCTCGTCACCGCGGCCCTCCCCACCTTCTAGCGCGATCCCCGCCTGACAGCACTGGCCCTCCCCACCTTCCAGCGCGACCCCCGTCTGACAGCACTGGCCCTCCCCACCTTCCAGCGCGACCCCCGTCTGACAGCACTGGCCCTCCCCACCTTCCAGCGCGACCCCCGCCTGACAGCACTGGCCCTCCCCACCTTCCAGCGCGACCCCCGCCTGACAGCACTGGCCCTCCCCACCTTCCAGCGCGACCCCCGCCTGACAGCACTGGCCCTCCCCACCTTCCAGCGCGACCCCCGCCTGACAGCACTAGCCCTCCCCACCTTCCAGCGCGACCCCCATCTGACAGCACTGGCCCTCCCCACATTCTAGCGCGACCCCCGCCTGACAGCACTGGCCCTCCCCACCTTCTAGCGCGACCCCCGCCTGACAGCACTGGCCCTCCCCACCTTCCAGCGCGACCCCCGCCTGACAGCACTGGCCCTCCCCACCTTCCAGCGCGACCCCCGCCAGACAGCACTGGCCCTCCCCACCTTCCAGCGTGACCCCCGCTGACAGCACTGGCCCTCCCCACCTTCCAGCGCGACCCCCGTCTGACAGCACTGGCCCTCCCCACCTTCCAGCGCGACCCCCGCCTGACAGCACTGGCCCTCCCCACCTTCCAGCGCGACCCCCGCCTGACAGCACTGGCCCTTCCCACCTTCCAGCGCGACCCCCGCCTGACAGCACTGGCCCTCCCCACCTTCCAGCGCGACCCCCGCCTGACAGCACTGGCCCTCCCCACCTTCCAGCGCGACCACCGCCTGACAGCACTGGCCCTCCCCACCTTCTAGCGCGACCCCCGCCTGACAGCACTGGCCCTCCCCACCTTCTAGCGCGACCCCCGCCTGACAGTACTGGCCCTCCCCACCTTCTAGCGCAACCCCCACGTCTCCAAGACACAGCACTGCGTGTCCAGTTCACGTCCGAGCTGCCTCCAGAGTCATCAATACAGCTTCAAACCACTAGTTCATTCAACTGCTCACTCTGTTTTCAGTTTACATTTTCACTCAGAACAATTGCTCCGGGGAACAATTATCctcaaatttacaataaaataattttggtaattaTGCAGATATGCATCACAAACACATATATgatatattcttttaaaattaaaactcgaTAAGCAATAGGAAACAATTACCCAATTAGAAACTGCAGTAGCCCGTCGTGTGCGTACGTCTATCCGTCCGTAATCCACACGTCCGTACCACCGAGCGATTTAAATAATTCCGCTTGTTTCGTAATATTTGTTTTCGTGTTCATATGTTGCCAACCgataagaaaaattatatttaggagAAATTTTCCCTTGTATGATTTGAttagtttgaaaattatttaagttatgctcttataaataattagACAAAATTCTATTCActttagtaattattttaaaaacttttacagAGGTACCATGATTAATTAATTGCATTTCTGTAACTtggaaaattattaataaaaaatattttttttaatttgttcaaaCCCaagttcagaaaaaaatttttaagcagCTAAACAATCAAACAAACTATATTTGTACTTGTCAAACAAAAACCTTTCAGAACAATCCGTCCGTCCAAATTGTGAAGTTGCCCAactttgacggacggatggaatttttcgggacATCTTATTGGCTGCATATCACTGCATGCGGCGGACTACTGTAATTCCGATTTTTGTCACAAATTGCCTAAAATGGGAtaaagtgaatttctgctaacaGGAAGAGCCTGCTTCTGTGACTTTAGAAGCGTAGTAAAAGTCAGTAGTAAATATTTTCCACAACATAACATTGTATTTTTAAAGAAGAAGTTATACAATTTCAATCTCTATAAGGAAAACATTCAAAACGTGCATTAGTctctacatttttttaattggcaGCCTCAAAAACTGCATAAGGACGCAAGAAACACAAggcaaaataagttaaataacgACCATTTGaaactacgcaagacgcaaaaatgAAACATTAGAATCGGGTAACTTCTAATTTCTTGCGTTTCTATGTTTGAACTGAAGTTTTACCGTAAACGTTTGTAGACGTATGCGTTAAGCGGATAGAACACCATGAGATGGTTTTTATTGCATGCATTCACTTTTTTATTGTTATACTTTCGCACAGTGACAGCAACTAACAATTTTAACCAAATTATGGACGATTtcataattatgtttttattttgataaacatGATTTGCAAACAGGAGCCAGAGGAAGAAATGTATTTTGtactgttttataattttaagttgtaAGTATGGTGAAGTAttgccacattttttttaaatggcccTGATTTTCTTGTGTTTCTCtacgttccttgcgtagtttaaaAGTGAAACTGTAGAAAAATCTCAAAGCAGCGGAATTTCAAATTTCACGGGAAAACCACCAAAACTGCTCCAAACCGGTTCAGAATGAAAAAAGATTTCAAACAACTATTCGTCAAAATTCCGGTGATTCACATAAGGTTTTACGTGTTTAATATTTAGAGTGTAGACGTGATGTTATTCCCACGAGCTGATATTAAAACTTTCCGCCAACCATTATCTATCCACAACTGCATAATACATAACTTAAACGTAGCTTGGCTTACACAAATTCTAACTGGCAACATGCCAGGccaaattttattgttttaatatattattcatttaaaGTTTAGATGTAATGGACTATTTGAGAAATGAATCATTGTTGACGAATGATTTCTATAGCAGctagtagaaattgttttaataagttaataaaaattattaaaaatatatctttgtGAGATTATTTTGTGTAACGTTACCATTTCCTGTTCACACAGTTACATTAAAATATGTCATCACTTGTCATTGTAATGTCAAAGtttctttcattaattttaaggtttaaaaATTGGTATTTCGTCTGTAACAAACTGAATGAACAGGTTGGAACTTATTTGGATGTACATGAATGTGAGAAAACTAATGAATGAATGAATCATGAATTAATCAATATATTCCGGGAATGAGCATCTTCACTGCCGCTTAGAATTGAATTTGATTagtttcaaattaaatatatattttacagcccTAACTTTTAAATCAATTAATTGTATTTGCTTCAAGTGTAAGTGTGTGTTATTTTGTctcatcaataaaatatttttaggtaaAAGTCCTTCAACGTTTTTCTTGTAGCAGAGTagacataattattaaatttatagcaATTTTAATCAACAACCTCTAAGTGGGTGGAACATAGAGGAGACATTGCTGGACATACAAAAGACCAAGTTTCCAATCCTGATCTGGCCTACTTCATATCGTAGCCTCAATATTTTGGGGAATGGTGGaggggaatgttttttttttatttgttgatcTGCTTATTTTTAGTCATGAGAACTCCGGGACCGACATATTTGGTAATGGAAACTGCATAGCCTTTTAGGGAGGCGATTTATGTGCACAACAACTACTATCTACGTAATGAGATTAAGAAGAATTGCATTAAAAATTGTGGACACTCTACATATACAAGGAACATCCTTCACGTTCATTAGGAACCATCAAGGTGATAGAGCTCGGCTATGCTCAAGTCAGCATTCAAGAGGGCACTAgaagtcattttttaatttgtaagcaatctttttaaaatatatattttaaatgttcaaTAGCATAATTTTAAGAGTCAAAATATAGCATACTAAATAAACCCattgatttttaagttttaaagttTTCGGTGGTTTCAtgaaatgttttaataatttaatttaatttttatatcatttacaTGTTTAATGGAGTGTTACAGATATCTCAGTATGGTCACTATCGTCCTGAATCAGAGCTTACAAATTTGTATATCGGGGTCAATGACCAGTTGAAAGACATCTGGGAACGGAGACCAGGGCGTTGTAGAGCCAGGATCATTCGATTCATTTCAGGTCTCTCTGGGTTCACACCCTCGTGAGGTCAAAACTAGATTTATCGCAAGTGGAGAAACATGAGCGGATACATTTTCTTTCTGTTCTCTGATTTTCCTCACGTAAGTGCATATGTTACAACTTCCTTATCATACACGT
Above is a genomic segment from Bacillus rossius redtenbacheri isolate Brsri chromosome 7, Brsri_v3, whole genome shotgun sequence containing:
- the LOC134534513 gene encoding keratin-associated protein 5-4-like — protein: MEGGEGQYCQAGVALEGGEGQCCQAGVALEGGEGQCCQAVVALEGGEGQCCQAGVALEGGEGQCCQAGVALEGGKGQCCQAGVALEGGEGQCCQAGVALEGGEGQCCQTGVALEGGEGQCCLAGVALEGGEGQCCQAGVALEGGEGQCCQAGVALEGGEGQCCQAGVALECGEGQCCQMGVALEGGEG